In Thermodesulfobacteriota bacterium, the sequence CGAGCGCGGTGACGGCCCCGGCGGAACGGATGAACCCTCTTCGCGTCAATCCATGGTCCATCGCCGTCTCCTCCCTGGGTGTGTCGTTCCATTGTACTTCCGCGCCGGACGTTGATGGAAACAATCCCCGGGTCAGCCGCCGCTTTTCCGCACGGCGCGGCCGAATGCGCGCATTTCCTCCATCTCCGCGGCGGGCAGCGGCCCCTTGTCCATCGCCGCAAGGTTCTCGCGCAGCTCCGCAACGCTCCGGGGCCCGGCGAGCACCACGTCCACGTGCGGGCCGGTGAGGCAGAAACGGTAGCAGTCGCCCGCGGTCGGGACCTTGCCGGTCCATCCGCGGGGAGACCGGAGAAGCTTGCGCCATGCCGTGGCGGTGTAGGCGACCACGGCGGGGCGGCGAAGGGCCAGGTGCGGGAAGATGTCCTCCTCGGCGCCCGGGTGCGCGGCGTTGTAGCGGATCATCAACAGGTCCAGGATCGAATCCCGCGCCAGCTTCCCCGCCCTCGGCCGGTCGTGGATCGAGGCCCCCAGGACGTGGATCTTCCCCTCCTCGCGCAGCTTCACCAGCTCTTCCTGCACGGCGCCCGTGAAGGCGGACATCTTTCCAAGCCAATAGAGCTGGAACACGTCCAGTCGATCGATGTGAAGCGTACGGAGGGCGGCCTCGGCGGCGCGGCGGACGGAACCGGGAAAGTACCCGAAAAGGGGGCCCGCCGAAACGACGTACCGGTCGCGGTCCCGGGCCAGCGCTTCCCGCAGGGCGGCCGTCAGCGGCTTCATCCGAGGGCTCCAGAACACGTACTGGATGCGTTCCAGCGCCTCGCGGCATCCCGACTCGTCCAGCCCGAAGGAGCCGGAGATCCCCATCCGTAAGATCCGGCGGCCGAGCCGCTCCACTTGCCGGTGGCTGAAATCGTCCATGGGGAAAGTATACCGCCTGCCCCGCGTTCAGGCTTCGTAAGGAGGTTTGCGGCGGGATGCATGTGAAATAATCGGAATATGTCATCGATCGCGCCGCGAAGGCGGATACGCCGCCTCGCATTCGGCCTGGCGGTCATCGCCGTATCGACCGTCGCGGTCTGCACGGGAGTGTCCCGTTACCGCGCGGGCGACTACCTCCCGTATTTCCGCGAACACAAGGGGTTGCTGGTTTCATCGGTCGAGTCGCCTCCGCAGCCGCGCGGCGACGGAACGCTCCGCCGCGTGACGCTGAAAAACGACCTCGGGCTCGTGGTCGATGCCTTCCTGAAGATCCCGCGCGCGACGGCGGCGCCTCGCGCTGCAATCGTTACGCTGGGAGGGCTTCGCCACGGCGTTCGCGCCCTTGAATACGTGGAGGACACGGGCGAGTTCATCGTGCTCGCGATGGATTATCCATTCGAGGGAAAGCGGTCCCGACTCTCGACATGGGAACTCCTGCGTCAGGTTCCCGCCATGCGACGCGCGGCGCTGGACACGCCGTCGGCGATCCTGCTCGGCGTGGACTATCTCTATCGGCGACCGGAGGTGGACCGCGACCGCATCGTACTGGTCGGCGGAAGCCTCGGCGCTCTCTTCGCTCCCGCGGCGGCCGCGGCGGATGACCGGATCACGGCGTTGGCTCTCCTTTTCGGTGCGGGCGACCTGTTCGCTCTGGTCGACGCGAATCTTCCTCTGCCCGCCTTCGTACGACGGCCCGCGGCCTGGGGCCTCTCGGCGGCGGCCTCTCCGCTGGAGCCTCTGAAATATATCGGGCGAGTCGCGCCCCGGCCGGTCTTCATGCTGAACGCCACCGGAGATCCGCGCATGCCGGAGCGCTGCAGTCGTCTATTACATACGACGGCCGGGGAACCGAAGACCGTGCGGTGGATCGGCGCCGGTCACGTGTACGTCCGGGACAAAAACTTTCAGAAGGACGTCCTCGCGGAGGTTCGTGCATGGCTGGCGGATATCGGGTATACGGTTCGCCGTGAATGTGTTGACGCGAGATAACCCCTTGCAGTAATATTATTTTTCTTCTCGGACGCGCCCTTAGCTCAGCTGGATAGAGCACTTGACTACGAATCAAGTGGCCAGAGGTTCGAATCCTCTAGGGCGCGCCACTCTTTATCCCGTCGCGCAATATGGAGGATTCGAAGCGAACCCGGCGCTGACCGGATAGGGAAGAAAAGCGCGCAGGGATGCGCGCGTAAGCCGGGTGAGGGGAGGCTACGC encodes:
- a CDS encoding aldo/keto reductase; translated protein: MDDFSHRQVERLGRRILRMGISGSFGLDESGCREALERIQYVFWSPRMKPLTAALREALARDRDRYVVSAGPLFGYFPGSVRRAAEAALRTLHIDRLDVFQLYWLGKMSAFTGAVQEELVKLREEGKIHVLGASIHDRPRAGKLARDSILDLLMIRYNAAHPGAEEDIFPHLALRRPAVVAYTATAWRKLLRSPRGWTGKVPTAGDCYRFCLTGPHVDVVLAGPRSVAELRENLAAMDKGPLPAAEMEEMRAFGRAVRKSGG